In one window of Helianthus annuus cultivar XRQ/B chromosome 17, HanXRQr2.0-SUNRISE, whole genome shotgun sequence DNA:
- the LOC110925266 gene encoding putative F-box protein At5g55150, which translates to MTTWSDLLPEILNNISGKLDFYEDSVNFLCVCTSWKSSSATTTKHSIQHLPSRLPMLMLAESNTDEDDEHELRRFLLLSNGGTMRKLPLPEAQRQRCVSTHGWLLTTVEQEFYTKLVNPLTRAQVDLPRLYMIEELYFDQDEWMYYLFSMRKVVFTSPNPLSSDPSFRVIIVWGRTIGFCQPGDVSWTRIKGWEGHLFDISYHGARKRLYVVATMGAIYECDVTNDVLCPKALSRVTTFPGEEFGCSCVPWAYLLEWGCDSLLMVTRERYYFKKHDDEYGRYGPYRTSRFQCFVFGLDDGKWSKIASLGGKAVFIGFNSSFAIDGGEAVKPNCIYFTDDLYEPYRGLPEGGGGDVGIYHMFNGRIETLFESQESVVQFYHWKAPELKLSEVKTELPSDRVVSLRIAGVPVYLRDNSLYDLIGGLFGKVVQESSFSLSVSDNSEGSVLVLVPLGRRIEESVVINWQEKRFVVWVAEEVIAWKPDPISDSH; encoded by the exons ATGACCACTTGGTCGGACCTTCTGCCGGAGATTCTCAACAACATCTCCGGAAAGTTAGATTTCTATGAAGATTCTGTCAACTTTCTTTGTGTTTGCACTTCATGGAAGTCTTCTTCCGCCACCACAACCAAACACTCCATTCAACATCTCCCTTCTCGGTTGCCCATGTTGATGCTTGCAGAATCCAACACAGATGAAGACGATGAACACGAACTGCGTAGGTTCCTTCTTCTATCCAACGGCGGTACCATGCGTAAGCTGCCTCTACCAGAGGCGCAACGACAGCGATGTGTATCTACTCACGGGTGGCTGCTAACAACCGTGGAACAAGAGTTTTATACCAAGCTTGTTAACCCGCTTACTCGTGCTCAAGTCGATCTCCCAAGGCTGTATATGATTGAGGAATTATACTTTGATCAAGATGAATGGATGTACTACTTGTTTAGCATGAGAAAAGTTGTGTTTACATCACCAAACCCTTTGTCATCAGACCCCTCGTTTCGTGTTATCATCGTTTGGGGGAGAACTATCGGGTTTTGCCAGCCCGGAGATGTTTCGTGGACTCGAATCAAAGGTTGGGAAGGACATCTGTTCGATATCTCGTATCATGGAGCGCGAAAACGGCTCTATGTAGTGGCCACGATGGGAGCAATCTACGAATGTGACGTAACTAACGATGTTTTGTGTCCTAAAGCATTGTCTCGAGTGACAACGTTCCCAGGAGAAGAGTTCGGGTGCTCGTGTGTTCCCTGGGCATATTTACTCGagtgggggtgtgacagtttgctAATGGTTACGCGTGAACGTTACTATTTCAAGAAACATGATGATGAGTATGGGCGTTATGGACCGTATAGGACTAGCAGGTTTCAATGTTTTGTATTTGGGTTAGACGATGGAAAGTGGTCGAAAATCGCGAGTTTGGGGGGCAAAGCAGTCTTTATAGGGTTCAATTCATCGTTTGCTATCGATGGTGGTGAAGCTGTGAAGCCGAATTGTATTTACTTCACCGATGATCTTTATGAACCATACCGTGGTCTACCGGAGGGCGGTGGAGGAGATGTCGGAATATATCATATGTTTAACGGTAGAATTGAAACCCTCTTCGAGTCACAAGAGTCG GTGGTTCAGTTCTACCATTGGAAGGCACCCGAGTTAAAGCTGTCAGAAGTAAAAACAGAGCTTCCGTCTGACCGAGTGGTGTCCCTCAGAATTGCTGGTGTTCCCGTCTATCTCAGGGACAACTCGTTGTACGATCTGATTGGTGGGCTTTTTGGTAAAGTAGTCCAAGAATCTTCATTCTCATTGTCAGTATCGGATAACTCTGAAGGCTCGGTTCTGGTGTTAGTCCCCCTGGGTAGGAGAATCGAGGAGTCGGTGGTGATTAACTGGCAGGAGAAAAGATTTGTTGTATGGGTTGCGGAGGAAGTTATAGCTTGGAAACCTGATCCGATTAGTGATTCCCATTAA